The Vicinamibacterales bacterium genome includes a region encoding these proteins:
- a CDS encoding ABC transporter permease, with amino-acid sequence MKRSDLFSLRAPLPRPLAVVLGFVAPTLVLGAWCVISYGQLAPADFLPSPSEVVRGTLQLFLQYDLGQAIWVSTRRILVAFALASALALPLGILMGAFEPVNRIFEPIMAPLRYMPISAFIPLLILWFGIYESQKVAFLFLGVFVYLLPVVVTAIRAVPEELVQTALTLGATKWQAVRTVLLPAALPEIFDSFRVMNAISWTYVILAEAVNPEHGLGYMVELARTHQKASWSFAGLLVIGGIGLATDGLIRAGASILFRWREKAA; translated from the coding sequence ATGAAGCGTTCCGACTTGTTCTCCCTCCGCGCACCGTTGCCGCGGCCGCTGGCGGTCGTCCTGGGCTTCGTGGCACCGACCCTGGTGCTCGGAGCCTGGTGCGTCATCTCGTACGGCCAACTGGCCCCGGCTGACTTCCTACCCTCGCCGAGCGAGGTCGTGCGCGGGACGCTGCAACTGTTCCTGCAGTACGACCTCGGGCAGGCGATCTGGGTGTCGACCAGGCGCATCCTGGTCGCATTCGCGCTGGCGTCCGCGCTGGCGCTGCCGCTCGGCATCCTGATGGGCGCGTTCGAGCCGGTCAATCGGATCTTCGAGCCCATCATGGCGCCGCTGCGCTACATGCCGATCTCCGCGTTCATTCCACTGCTGATCCTCTGGTTCGGGATCTACGAGTCCCAGAAGGTCGCCTTCCTGTTCCTGGGCGTCTTCGTCTACCTCCTCCCCGTCGTGGTCACGGCAATCCGCGCGGTGCCGGAGGAACTGGTCCAGACGGCGCTGACGCTCGGCGCGACGAAGTGGCAGGCGGTGCGAACGGTGCTGCTGCCGGCGGCGCTGCCGGAGATCTTCGACTCGTTCCGGGTGATGAACGCGATCTCGTGGACCTACGTGATCCTCGCCGAAGCGGTCAATCCCGAACACGGCCTGGGCTACATGGTCGAGTTGGCGCGGACCCACCAGAAGGCATCCTGGTCGTTTGCCGGCCTGCTGGTGATTGGCGGCATCGGCCTCGCCACCGACGGCCTGATTCGCGCCGGTGCCAGCATCTTGTTCCGCTGGCGGGAGAAGGCCGCATGA